In Lotus japonicus ecotype B-129 chromosome 5, LjGifu_v1.2, one genomic interval encodes:
- the LOC130720984 gene encoding serine/threonine-protein kinase ATR isoform X1, with the protein MAKANLASLVHELRERIAASSSTLTPNNPSDDEALEVRFRTVLPNLLHAYVVPSSSSGNEREVIAVVKLISHTARNFPGVFFRGEPSAVLPVLARILPFFADPLFRSRHGVFFEALGSLLSLLRSGARDAYRHFFLDSMLLIQDILHVASSFDVNGSSRVTLKCFRESFSGIEDIPSTNKPVDGCGLLVDLSGRSRWLPFATWIMKLLSKCLTEGTLYVEGLIHAPFVSAACCLLCYGDGDLHMACFDFVHIISTVVNYDVIPYQNLIRSIATILSLDKEGLPVFRNTAYDSSMAVCLNALYSTCSEDIVKLTAADLVGVFLQSMWRTKSQQLKVALCSAYARIVQVCPPHVWKPEYLISALYQPEPCWPLIECFQVAVSTLGPRLVGGIQGNNKTLTMLAYDDKSNESMRLGQKRPIQGMDNVKLKRQKINEVVVEDASLEVECKYSCIVTCHRVEDYANHMNKSLLSFVQSLNAPASRPGSLRPDIALSALSMLCIAFSIYPETDLSLRIFQQMLAWLPWIADQAKQGNSMTVDITTYLEGIHSMLLLRSGSFKENNPLQDGNYHVDLMLVLLKLPWTHMLLATDNHCTWKTKCLSLQVVSKLGPSLNNEVVLEFLDLGLRDEAEEVRAEAAISMPVMVLWSGLDVSSPVFKRMEYLKGDNETVKKYLPFSLGLLSCLYGCRRPVSGLHINECKLFLNVKSGRTCWTVDHLLQGFNCSKCDKKFICNHKGQHPPISLRSDTYNADADISLDCNFNQLQSLFFELLFDESSEDVQISCVKVIHRILAHVTPDILLKTRFEWIKCVKFILTSRSTELRETFCSQISSFMDDHILSLIFAGDTDKSKEQNLLDLIKHAMEVAESPRILETLMECIAQIMVAVDIGSKLFLCCLILLIDQLDSVHVTVRMNASRLIHKSCNFHLKGGLELILSKDVHIRNELYDYLSERLASRSVLVREFAEAVFGVKTEKLVQKMIPFVLPKLIVSQECNPQAVDTLSELAKCLNTAMDSLIVHWLPKVLAFALHQTDDQHLLSAVQFYHARIGSDKQELFAAALPALLDELICFTDGDDSDEISRRLARVPQMVKGVAKVLTGAEDLPCFLRNHFAHLLQSIDRKMLHSDDFVLRKQALNRIEMLIRMMGSHLNTYVPKLMVLLLHAIDKESLKMEGLSVLHFFIKQLGKVSPSSIKHIISQVFASLLPFLERDKETPSIHLDKVVQILEELVFRNKVILKQHICEFPPLPCIPALTEVIKAIEDARGTMTLKDQLRDIVDGLNHENLNVRYMVACELRKLLNLRWKDVTALITAEAGSDLDVLSSLITSLLRGCAEESRKTVGQRLKLVCADCIGSLGAVDPAKVKVFSCQRFKIQCSDDDLIFELIHKHLARAFRSAPDTLIQDSAALAIQELLKFAGCEASLDENASTKTSQPQKNGDNCNIFASEIKTSTGSSGVSNRGQKLWDRFSNYVKEIIAPCLTSKFQLPKVSDSTSAGPIYRPSMSFRDWIFSWIKKLTVHATGTRATIFNACRGIVRQDMQTAIYLLPYLVLNAVCHGTQEARHGITEEILSVLDEAASENSGASVHGFIDGQSEVCIQSVFTLLDNLGQWVDDVQQELALTLSQSSISKQQKSKNQSSNSMTDQDQLLVQCKYVSELLYAIPKVTLASASFRCQAYARSFMYFESYVRGKSGAFNPAAEKSAIFEDEDVSHLMEIYSCLDEPDGLSGLSSLSKSLRLKDQLLMNKKAGNWADVLTSCEQALQMEPESVQSHSDVLNCLLNMCHLQAMVTHVDGLVSRICKYKKAWCMQGVQAAWRLGRWGLMDEYLSGAEEDGLVCSSSENNASFDLSVAKILQAMMKKDHFSVAEKIALSKQSLIAPLAAAGMDSYMRAYPFAVKLHFLRELEDFHSLLGDDSFLDKSFYLDDPAFSKLVENWDNRLRITQSSLWAREPLLALRRLVFGASGLGAQVGNCWLQYSKLCRLAGHYETANRAILEAQASGAPNVHMEKAKLLWSTRRSDGAIAVLQQSLLNMPVEVLGSAAMSSITSLSLVPLNSVPIVCESQALNENRDIAKTLLLYSRWTHYTGQKQKEDVISLYTRVRELQPKWEKGYFYMAKYCDEVLGDARKRQEENFELGPRQAAVAVGSSNLNNERRWWSYVPDVLLFYAKGLHRGHKNLFQALPRLLTLWFDFGSMYLRTGSSNKDLKNVHVKAMSIMRGCLKDLPIYHWLTVLPQLVSRICHQNEEIVRLVKLIITSVLRQYPQQGLWIMAAVSKSTVPSRREAAAEIIQSARKGFSPGSNEYSLFVQFASLIDHLIKLCFHAGQSRAKTINLATEFSALKRMMPLGIIMPTQQSLTVNLPTYDGNLGDSLMSNMFSATDLPTISGIADEAEILSSLQRPKKIVLLGSDGLEHLFLCKPKDDLRKDARMMEFTAMINRLLSKYPESRRRKLYIRTFAVIPLTEDCGMIEWVPHTRGLRQILQDIYITCGKFDRQKTNPQIKRIYDQCQGKMPEDEMLKTKILPMFPPVFHKWFLTTFSEPAAWFRARVAYAHTTAVWSMVGHIVGLGDRHGENILFDSTSGDCVHVDFSCLFDKGLQLEKPELVPFRLTQNMIDGLGITGYEGTFLRVCEITLSVLRTHRETLMSVLETFIHDPLVEWTKSHKSSGVEVQNPHAQRAISNIEARLEGVVVGVGAAPSLPLAVEGQARRLIAEAVSHKNLGKMYIWWMPWF; encoded by the exons ATGGCAAAGGCGAATCTAGCGAGCCTAGTTCACGAACTCCGAGAGCGCATAGCAGCATCCTCCTCCACTCTCACTCCCAACAACCCTTCCGACGACGAAGCTTTGGAGGTTCGCTTCCGCACCGTCCTCCCTAATCTCCTCCATGCTTACGTCgtcccttcttcttcctccggcAACGAGAGAGAAGTCATTGCCGTCGTCAAACTCATCTCTCACACCGCCAGAAACTTCCCCGGCGTCTTCTTCCGCGGCGAGCCCTCCGCCGTCTTACCAGTCCTCGCTCGGATCCTCCCTTTCTTCGCTGACCCTCTCTTCCGCTCTCGTCATGGTGTCTTCTTTGAAGCTCTTGGTTCCCTCCTCTCCTTGCTTCGCTCCGGTGCACGCGATGCTTACAGACACTTCTTCCTTGATTCCATGCTCCTCATTCAAG ATATTTTGCATGTGGCGTCATCATTTGATGTAAATGGATCCTCAAGGGTGACATTGAAGTGTTTTCGCGAGTCCTTTTCTGGAATCGAAGATATTCCATCGACCAACAAACCGGTTGATGGGTGCGGGTTGTTGGTTGACCTCAGTGGTCGAAGCAGGTGGCTGCCTTTTGCCACTTGGATTATGAAGCTTCTCAGTAAATGTCTGACAGAAGGAACACTCTATGTTGAAGGATTGATCCATGCACCGTTTGTTTCTGCTGCTTGTTGTCTTTTATGCTACGGGGATGGCGATCTGCATATG GCGTGCTTTGACTTCGTGCACATCATTTCAACCGTCGTAAACTATGATGTCATTCCTTATCAGAATTTAATCCGCTCAATAGCTACTATCTTGAGTTTGGACAAGGAGGGGCTTCCTGTTTTCAG GAACACGGCTTATGATTCATCGATGGCTGTTTGCCTCAATGCACTCTACTCTACCTGTTCAGAAGATATTGTCAAATTAACAGCTGCTGATTTGGTCGGTGTATTCCTCCAATCGATGTGGAGAACCAAAAGCCAGCAACTTAAG GTTGCCTTATGCAGTGCCTATGCTAGGATTGTTCAAGTTTGCCCCCCTCATGTCTGGAAGCCAGAATATCTCATATCTGCTCTCTATCAGCCGGAACCATGTTGGCCTCTAATAGAGTGCTTTCAAGTGGCTGTATCTACTCTTGGTCCGCGTCTTGTTGGGGGAATTCAAGGAAATAATAAGACTTTAACCATGTTAGCATATGATGATAAGTCAAATGAAAGCATGAGGCTTGGCCAAAAGAGGCCGATTCAGGGTATGGATAATGTAAAGCTCAAGAGACAAAAAATTAATGAAGTTGTTGTTGAAGATGCAAGTCTTGAGGTGGAATGCAAATATAGTTGTATAGTTACTTGCCATAGAGTAGAAGATTATGCTAACCATATGAATAAATCTCTTCTTTCATTTGTTCAATCATTGAATGCCCCTGCTTCCAGACCTGGTTCTTTGAGGCCAGATATTGCTTTATCTGCACTTAGCATGCTATGCATTGCCTTTTCTATTTATCCAGAGACTGATCTGTCTCTCAGAATATTTCAGCAGATGCTTGCATGGCTTCCTTGGATAGCTGATCAG GCAAAACAAGGAAATTCCATGACTGTAGATATCACCACCTACCTGGAAGGAATTCACAGCATGTTGCTTTTGCGAA GTGGCTCTTTCAAAGAGAACAATCCATTACAAGATGGGAATTACCATGTAGACCTTATGCTTGTTTTGCTTAAACTTCCCTGGACTCACATGCTTCTTGCTACTGATAATCATTGTACATGGAAAACAAAATGCCTTTCTCTTCAAGTAGTATCGAAGCTAGGCCCAAGCTTGAACAATGAAGTTGTCCTTGAATTTTTAGATTTGGGTCTTCGTGATGAAGCTGAAGAAGTCAGAGCTGAAGCTGCTATTTCTATGCCAGTGATGGTTTTGTGGTCTGGTCTTGATGTATCATCTCCTGTCTTTAAAAGGATGGA GTACTTAAAAGGAGATAATGAGACGGTTAAGAAATATCTTCCCTTTTCGCTTGGCCTATTGTCATGTCTTTATGGATGCCGAAGACCTGTATCTGGTCTACATATAAACGAATGCAAATTGTTTCTGAACGTGAAAAGTGGAAGAACATGTTGGACAGTAGATCATTTACTGCAAGGTTTTAACTGTTCAAAATGTGACAAAAAATTTATTTGCAATCACAAAGGCCAGCATCCTCCAATCAGTCTTCGATCTGATACTTATAATGCAGATGCAGACATTAGTTTGGACTGTAACTTCAATCAACTGCAGTCTTTATTTTTTGAACTTCTTTTTGATGAATCTTCAGAAGATGTCCAGATTTCCTGTGTGAAAGTTATTCATCGGATCCTTGCACATGTAACCCCTGATATTCTGCTCAAAACAAGGTTTGAATGGATAAAATGTGTAAAATTTATTCTGACTAGCAGGAGCACGGAATTGAGAGAAACATTTTGCAGTCAGATCAGTTCCTTTATGGATGATCATATTCTTAGTTTAATATTTGCTGGAGACACTGACAAAAGTAAGGAGCAAAACTTATTGGATTTGATTAAACATGCCATGGAAGTTGCCGAAAGTCCACGTATATTAGAGACTTTAATGGAATGTATAGCACAAATAATGGTTGCTGTTGATATAGGTAGCAAATTGTTCTTATGTTGTCTTATACTGTTGATTGATCAGCTTGATAGTGTACATGTGACGGTGAGAATGAATGCATCAAGGTTAATACACAAGTCTTGCAATTTCCATCTTAAAGGGGGTCTTGAGCTTATTCTTTCTAAAGATGTTCATATTCGTAATGAACTGTATGATTATCTGTCCGAGAGACTTGCCAGCCGGTCAGTCTTAGTGAGGGAGTTTGCAGAAGCAGTTTTTGGTGTTAAGACTGAAAAACTTGTCCAGAAAATGATTCCTTTTGTTCTCCCAAAGCTTATTGTATCTCAGGAGTGTAATCCTCAAGCAGTTGATACCTTATCTGAGTTGGCCAAGTGTTTGAACACTGCTATGGACTCTCTAATAGTTCACTGGCTGCCCAAAGTGCTTGCTTTTGCTCTTCATCAAACAGATGATCAACATTTGCTTTCTGCCGTGCAGTTTTACCATGCACGGATTGGTTCTGACAAGCAGGAATTATTTGCGGCGGCTTTACCAGCTCTTCTAGATGAACTTATATGCTTTACGGATGGTGATGATTCAGATGAGATAAGCAGAAG GTTAGCTAGAGTGCCTCAGATGGTTAAAGGGGTTGCTAAAGTTCTCACTGGTGCGGAAGATCTTCCATGTTTTTTAAGGAATCATTTTGCTCACCTTCTTCAAAGTATAGACAGAAAAATGCTCCATTCTGATGATTTTGTGCTTCGAAAACAGGCATTGAACCGTATTGAGATGCTGATTAGAATGATGGGTTCTCATCTTAATACTTATGTGCCAAAATTGATGGTTCTTCTCTTGCATGCTATAGATAAAGAATCATTGAAAATGGAGGGTCTGTCTGTTTTGCATTTTTTCATAAAGCAATTGGGTAAGGTATCACCATCTAGCATTAAACATATAATTTCTCAAgtttttgcttctcttcttcccTTCCTGGAGAGAGACAAAGAAACGCCCTCAATACATTTGGACAAAGTGGTACAAATTTTAGAAGAACTTGTTTTTAGGAACAAGGTTATCCTAAAGCAGCATATATGTGAGTTCCCCCCTTTGCCCTGCATACCTGCTTTGACGGAAGTGATCAAAGCAATTGAGGATGCTCGTGGGACAATGACTTTGAAGGATCAATTGCGAGACATTGTTGATGGTTTAAATCATGAGAACTTAAATGTGAGGTACATGGTAGCATGTGAGCTTCGCAAGCTTCTGAATTTGAGGTGGAAGGATGTTACAGCTCTAATTACTGCTGAAGCTGGTTCAGATTTGGATGTCTTGAGTTCTTTGATCACATCATTATTAAGAGGATGCGCAGAGGAATCAAGGAAAACAGTTGGGCAGCGGTTGAAGTTAGTCTGTGCTGATTGCATTGGATCCCTTGGTGCTGTTGACCCAGCTAAAgtaaaagtattttcatgtcAACGTTTCAAAATTCAATGCTCTGATGATGACCTCATATTTGAGCTGATCCACAAACATCTAGCTCGGGCATTTAGATCTGCACCTGATACTCTTATTCAAGACTCTGCTGCATTAGCTATACAGGAGCTGTTAAAGTTTGCTGGTTGTGAGGCGTCACTTGATGAGAATGCTTCAACTAAAACATCACAGCCACAAAAGAATGGAGATAATTGCAACATTTTTGCATCTGAGATAAAAACTTCCACTGGTAGTAGTGGGGTGAGTAATAGGGGCCAGAAATTATGGGACCGCTTCTCTAATTATGTGAAAGAGATAATAGCCCCATGCTTAACATCTAAGTTTCAGCTTCCTAAAGTTTCTGACTCAACATCTGCTGGCCCTATTTACCGCCCATCCATGTCATTTAGAGACTGGATTTTCAGTTGGATAAAAAAACTGACTGTTCATGCTACTGGAACTCGTGCAACCATCTTCAATGCCTGTCGAGGTATTGTACGCCAGGATATGCAAACGGCAATATATTTGCTTCCCTACTTAGTTCTCAATGCTGTTTGCCATGGTACTCAGGAGGCACGGCACGGCATAacggaagaaatcttatctgtTCTTGATGAAGCTGCATCAGAGAACAGCGGTGCTTCAGTTCACGGATTCATCGACGGTCAAAGTGAAGTTTGTATTCAATCTGTGTTTACTCTTCTTGATAATCTAGGACAATGGGTGGATGATGTTCAACAAGAGCTTGCTCTTACCCTTTCTCAATCATCAATCTCTAAACAAcaaaagtcaaagaatcaaagttcAAATTCCATGACAGATCAGGACCAACTCCTTGTACAGTGTAAATATGTTTCAGAGCTTCTATATGCAATTCCGAAGGTGACTCTTGCTAGTGCTTCCTTTAGGTGTCAGGCCTATGCTAGGTCCTTTATGTACTTTGAGTCCTATGTGAGGGGAAAGTCAGGTGCTTTCAACCCTGCTGCTGAGAAGAGTGCCAtctttgaggatgaagatgttTCACATCTTATGGAAATATACAGCTGTTTGGATGAACCAGATGGTCTATCTGGCTTATCATCTTTAAGTAAATCTTTGAGGTTAAAGGATCAGCTGTTAATGAACAAAAAGGCCGGGAATTGGGCTGATGTTTTAACTTCCTGTGAACAAGCTTTGCAGATGGAGCCAGAGTCAGTTCAGAGCCATTCCGATGTTCTTAACTGTTTACTAAACATGTGCCACCTTCAGGCCATGGTGACTCATGTTGATGGTTTAGTTTCTAGGATTTGTAAGTACAAGAAAGCTTGGTGCATGCAAGGTGTGCAGGCAGCCTGGAGGCTTGGCAGGTGGGGTTTGATGGATGAGTACCTTAGTGGAGCTGAAGAAGATGGTTTAGTTTGCAGTAGCTCTGAAAATAATGCTTCATTTGACTTGAGTGTCGCAAAGATTCTGCAGGCAATGATGAAGAAGGACCACTTCTCAGTTGCAGAGAAAATCGCTTTGTCCAAGCAGTCGCTAATTGCTCCCCTAGCTGCTGCAGGAATGGATTCTTACATGAGGGCCTACCCGTTTGCCGTAAAACTTCACTTTCTACGGGAATTGGAGGACTTCCATTCTCTTTTGGGTGATGATTCGTTCTTGGATAAATCATTTTACTTAGATGATCCAGCTTTCTCTAAGTTGGTGGAAAATTGGGACAACCGACTCAGAATTACTCAGTCGTCACTTTGGGCTAGGGAGCCACTCTTGGCACTCAGGAGACTGGTTTTTGGTGCAAGTGGTCTTGGTGCTCAAGTTGGAAATTGCTGGCTTCAGTATTCAAAACTATGTCGCTTGGCTGGTCATTATGAAACAGCCAACAGAGCAATTTTAGAAGCCCAGGCATCTGGTGCACCTAATGTCCACATGGAAAAAGCAAAACTTCTTTGGAGCACCCGTCGGTCTGATGGTGCCATTGCAGTATTGCAACAATCTCTCTTGAATATGCCTGTTGAGGTTTTAGGCTCCGCTGCAATGTCATCTATTACTAGCCTTTCCCTTGTGCCACTTAACTCAGTGCCTATTGTTTGTGAAAGTCAAGCCCTAAATGAAAACAGAGATATTGCCAAGACTCTTCTTCTGTATTCAAGGTGGACTCATTACACTGGGCAGAAACAGAAGGAAGATGTGATAAGTCTTTACACCAGGGTGAGGGAACTGCAGCCTAAATGGGAGAAAGGATACTTCTACATGGCTAAGTATTGTGATGAAGTGCTGGGTGATGCTAGGAAACGCCAGGAGGAGAATTTTGAACTTGGTCCTAGACAAGCAGCTGTTGCTGTTGGCTCTTCAAACTTGAATAATGAGAGGCGTTGGTGGTCCTATGTTCCTGATGTGCTGTTATTCTATGCAAAAGGACTTCACAGGGGGCACAAGAATCTATTTCAGGCACTTCCAAGGTTATTAACTCTGTGGTTTGACTTTGGGAGCATGTATCTAAGAACTGGTTCATCAAACAAGGATTTAAAGAATGTACATGTGAAG GCAATGAGTATCATGAGAGGCTGTTTGAAGGATTTACCAATATACCATTGGTTGACAGTATTACCTCAGTTAGTTTCAAGAATTTGCCACCAGAATGAAGAAATTGTTCGACTGGTCAAACTTATCATTACCTCTGTTCTCCGCCAATATCCACAACAGGGCCTATGGATTATGGCTGCGGTTTCAAAATCCACTGTTCCTTCAAGGCGGGAAGCAGCAGCTGAAATTATACAATCTGCACGTAAAGGTTTCAGTCCAGGAAGTAATGAGTACAGTTTGTTTGTTCAATTTGCTAGCCTGATTGATCATCTGATTAAGTTATGCTTCCATGCGGGTCAGTCAAGAGCGAAGACGATTAATCTTGCAACTGAATTTAGTGCTCTAAAGAGGATGATGCCACTGGGAATTATAATGCCAACTCAACAATCTCTAACTGTTAATCTGCCAACATATGATGGGAATCTGGGTGATTCTCTAATGTCTAATATGTTTTCTGCCACAGACCTTCCTACAATATCAGGCATTGCTGATGAGGCTGAAATTCTGTCGTCACTGCAGCGGCCTAAGAAA ATCGTTCTACTAGGCAGTGATGGCCTTGAGCACCTGTTTCTTTGCAAACCCAAGGATGACCTCCGCAAAGATGCTCGCATGATGGAGTTCACTGCAATGATTAACCGACTGCTGTCCAAATATCCTGAAAGTCGTAGAAGGAAGCTCTATATCCGCACGTTTGCTGTGATTCCACTGACAGAGGACTGTGGCATGATAGAGTGGGTGCCCCACACCCGTGGACTTCGACAAATACTTCAAGACATATATATTACCTGTGGAAAATTTGATAGGCAGAAAACTAATCCTCAAATTAAACGAATTTATGATCAATGCCAAGGTAAAATGCCAGAGGATGAGATGTTGAAGACCAAAATCCTTCCAATGTTTCCTCCTGTTTTCCACAAATGGTTCTTGACAACATTTTCTGAGCCTGCTGCCTGGTTCAGGGCTCGTGTTGCTTATGCTCACACAACTGCAGTTTGGTCCATGGTTGGGCATATTGTGGGACTGGGTGACCGGCACGGTGAAAACATTCTTTTTGATTCTACCAGTGGTGATTGTGTTCACGTTGATTTCAGTTGCTTATTTGACAAAGGTTTGCAATTGGAGAAACCTGAGCTTGTTCCTTTCAGATTAACCCAG AACATGATTGATGGCTTAGGCATTACTGGATATGAGGGTACATTCTTGAGGGTTTGTGAAATTACACTCTCTGTACTGAGGACACACAGGGAGACTCTCATGAGCGTGCTTGAAACCTTCATCCATGATCCTCTCGTGGAATGGACAAAATCTCACAAGTCCAGCGGTGTAGAAGTTCAGAATCCACACGCACAG CGAGCCATTAGCAATATTGAGGCAAGGTTGGAAGGAGTGGTTGTTGGTGTTGGAGCTGCACCGTCATTGCCTCTAGCCGTGGAAGGTCAAGCTCGTAGACTAATTGCTGAAGCAGTCTCTCACAAGAATCTTGGAAAGATGTACATATGGTGGATGCCTTGGTTTTGA